One region of Calderihabitans maritimus genomic DNA includes:
- the cobN gene encoding cobaltochelatase subunit CobN, producing MLKVAGFRVIHGPSTVGRVYQEALAELASGELAVEFRYSQPPAAGMPLPPPEWLEFAREEADAVFFSFPPEFKALGEFFGRLKEELQKPLVPVTVEVAGTGNVSPEAAQRAIQYHLFGGKANLKAFLLWLGELAGKLPAGTAPAPQEVPWAGIYHPRAKGYFTRLDDYLAWYGERRPLVGLLFPRIFWVEENLAGHEAIIQEVEQRGAGVIPVFSDGWFGQVKNDDVIRQFFFQKGKPVIEVLLVYSGWFLKARRDIVAVNHEPSDDVLQELNVPILKMIHAARQTEAQWWENPQGLNLPQVIISITLPEFDGLIEPLLVSAAEDEGDFARAQPLPEQVSYLVDRMMQWIELRHKPNAEKKVAFVLLNSPCKSVEATVGTAFGLDSLESLARILKRMREKGYRLEWVPQDGRELAEAILGRKALPDFRWTTLEEIVAKGGAAAFVPLEKYLSWFNELPEQAREKIAAAWGHPGQVSELKGVQKLSLGLHEGQIVVPGIITGNVFIGVQPKRGCAGSRCDGEVCKILHDPDIPPPHQWIAWHRWLEEEFGADVVVHVGTHGVLELLPGKTTALSESCFPRISLGKVPHLYIYNLVNPMEAVVAKRRSAAVIVDHLPPVLASMRLSGELAELEELLEDYQKAISLNEKGRAEVIRAQIAEKARAANLWSGEQDPDPGVLHEKLTLLRESQFRDGLHIVGEAPEGEALAELLNAILRLDQPDCPSLRRALAECLKLDYDALLKEPQAFHPAAGMSNGRLLEELDLLGKEILADILDLQVDAVGEPLARAQEHISRFARRRGLTLDGGKDSLAKVLAKALRIIPLVRRTSDEMENLLRGFAGEFIPPGASGALARGKVEVLPTGRNMYSIDPWRIPTAAAWEVGRRLAEELIARSKNEDGSYPETIGFTLRAMDPFRADGELIAQILYTLGVEPVWVAGRVVNLRPIPLNKLGRPRIDCLVNLSSILRDGMPRAFELIDQAVKMVAELEEPPEQNFVRKHVLEREAELLAEHGREEARRLATLRVFSSAPGTYGTGVELAVAASAWKEEQDLAEVYFHWTSYAYGEGVYARKAPDELVDNCCRVTVTFEKFDSDEIDLLDCCHIYGVHGGFTVAAKVVSGQEPKTYFGDTHDPERPVIRTLREELSRIAHTRLLNPAWIEGKKRHGYKGAGDISSRVNHMYGWQATTRQVENWVFGGIAEKFVLDEENRKFFQEHNPWALEEIARRLLEAHQRGLWNADPEVLEGLKEFYLEIEGWIEEKMGEVKGDFQGGAI from the coding sequence ATGCTTAAAGTTGCCGGCTTTCGCGTGATTCACGGCCCGAGTACGGTGGGGCGGGTTTACCAGGAGGCTCTGGCCGAGCTTGCAAGCGGGGAATTGGCGGTGGAATTCAGGTACAGCCAGCCGCCAGCAGCGGGTATGCCCCTGCCGCCGCCGGAGTGGCTTGAGTTTGCACGTGAGGAAGCGGACGCGGTCTTCTTCAGCTTTCCGCCGGAGTTTAAAGCGTTAGGAGAGTTTTTCGGCAGGCTAAAAGAGGAGCTGCAAAAACCGCTGGTGCCGGTGACCGTCGAGGTAGCGGGGACGGGCAACGTGTCCCCGGAGGCGGCCCAGCGCGCTATCCAGTACCATCTTTTCGGCGGCAAAGCGAACCTGAAAGCCTTCCTCTTGTGGCTAGGCGAGCTAGCCGGGAAGTTGCCAGCCGGAACGGCACCCGCGCCGCAAGAGGTTCCCTGGGCGGGGATTTACCACCCGCGGGCAAAGGGATATTTTACCCGCCTGGATGATTACCTGGCCTGGTATGGGGAACGGCGGCCGCTTGTTGGGCTTCTTTTCCCCCGCATTTTCTGGGTGGAGGAAAACCTGGCGGGGCACGAAGCGATCATCCAGGAAGTTGAACAGCGCGGCGCCGGGGTAATTCCTGTTTTCAGCGACGGCTGGTTTGGGCAGGTAAAAAACGATGATGTAATCCGGCAGTTCTTCTTCCAGAAGGGGAAGCCGGTCATCGAAGTCCTCTTGGTCTACAGTGGCTGGTTTTTAAAGGCACGGCGAGACATAGTAGCGGTGAACCATGAGCCTTCGGACGATGTGCTTCAGGAGTTGAACGTGCCCATTTTGAAGATGATCCATGCAGCGCGGCAGACGGAAGCCCAGTGGTGGGAAAACCCGCAGGGCTTGAACCTACCGCAGGTGATCATCAGTATTACCTTGCCGGAGTTCGACGGGCTCATCGAGCCCCTTCTGGTGAGCGCGGCAGAAGATGAGGGCGATTTCGCCCGGGCCCAACCACTACCTGAACAAGTTAGTTATCTGGTTGACAGGATGATGCAGTGGATTGAACTCCGGCACAAGCCCAACGCCGAAAAGAAAGTGGCCTTTGTTCTCTTAAATTCCCCTTGTAAAAGTGTAGAAGCCACAGTTGGCACGGCCTTTGGTCTTGACAGCCTGGAGAGCCTGGCCCGCATTTTAAAGCGGATGAGGGAGAAAGGTTATCGCCTTGAGTGGGTGCCCCAAGACGGCCGTGAGCTGGCGGAAGCAATTTTGGGGCGCAAGGCGCTTCCCGACTTCCGCTGGACAACATTAGAGGAGATAGTGGCCAAGGGCGGTGCTGCAGCATTTGTGCCTTTAGAGAAGTACCTTTCCTGGTTTAACGAGCTTCCGGAGCAGGCTCGGGAAAAGATAGCTGCGGCATGGGGTCACCCTGGTCAAGTAAGTGAGCTAAAAGGGGTACAGAAACTCTCCCTAGGTCTTCATGAAGGGCAAATCGTTGTCCCCGGGATAATCACGGGGAACGTCTTTATTGGTGTTCAGCCCAAGAGGGGTTGCGCCGGTTCCCGCTGCGATGGAGAGGTGTGCAAAATCCTCCACGATCCGGATATACCACCGCCGCACCAGTGGATAGCCTGGCACAGATGGCTTGAGGAGGAGTTCGGCGCCGACGTGGTGGTACACGTGGGGACCCACGGGGTGCTGGAGCTTCTGCCCGGCAAGACTACAGCACTATCTGAATCCTGCTTCCCCCGCATTTCTCTAGGCAAGGTACCGCACCTTTACATTTACAACTTGGTCAACCCCATGGAGGCGGTAGTGGCCAAGCGGCGCTCAGCGGCGGTCATTGTAGATCACTTGCCACCGGTTTTGGCCAGCATGCGGTTAAGCGGGGAACTTGCAGAGCTAGAGGAACTTCTAGAGGACTACCAGAAGGCGATAAGCCTGAATGAGAAAGGGCGTGCCGAGGTAATTCGGGCACAGATTGCCGAAAAAGCGCGGGCCGCCAACCTTTGGAGTGGGGAACAAGACCCCGACCCTGGGGTTTTACACGAAAAGCTTACTCTTCTTCGGGAGAGCCAGTTCCGAGACGGCCTGCACATAGTTGGCGAGGCGCCGGAGGGCGAGGCGCTGGCGGAACTTCTAAACGCAATCCTGCGGCTGGATCAGCCCGATTGCCCCTCTTTGCGGCGTGCTCTGGCGGAGTGCTTAAAGCTTGATTATGATGCCCTGTTAAAGGAACCGCAAGCATTTCACCCTGCGGCCGGGATGAGCAACGGTAGGCTTCTTGAGGAGCTGGATTTGCTGGGGAAGGAGATCCTTGCTGACATCCTGGACTTGCAGGTGGACGCGGTGGGCGAGCCTCTGGCTAGGGCACAGGAGCACATTTCCCGCTTTGCCCGGCGCCGGGGTCTTACCCTTGATGGCGGTAAAGACTCACTGGCCAAAGTGTTGGCCAAAGCCTTGCGCATTATACCGCTGGTAAGACGTACGAGTGACGAAATGGAAAACCTGCTGCGTGGTTTTGCCGGCGAGTTCATCCCTCCCGGAGCCTCTGGGGCGCTGGCCCGGGGCAAGGTGGAGGTTCTACCCACGGGACGCAACATGTATTCCATCGACCCCTGGCGCATTCCCACCGCTGCTGCCTGGGAGGTGGGTAGGCGGCTGGCGGAAGAACTCATTGCCCGCTCGAAAAACGAGGACGGTTCTTACCCGGAAACCATCGGCTTTACCTTGCGGGCGATGGATCCCTTCCGGGCCGATGGGGAGCTCATTGCCCAGATCCTCTATACCCTCGGTGTGGAGCCGGTCTGGGTGGCCGGACGGGTGGTAAACCTCAGGCCCATACCTTTGAATAAACTGGGGCGTCCCCGCATCGACTGTCTGGTAAACCTCTCCTCCATTCTGCGGGATGGGATGCCGCGTGCCTTCGAGCTCATTGACCAGGCGGTGAAGATGGTGGCGGAGCTGGAGGAGCCGCCGGAACAGAATTTTGTGCGCAAGCACGTGCTGGAAAGGGAGGCCGAGCTCCTGGCAGAGCACGGGAGGGAAGAAGCTCGAAGGTTGGCCACCTTGCGCGTGTTTTCCTCCGCCCCGGGGACCTACGGCACGGGCGTGGAGTTGGCGGTGGCGGCATCTGCCTGGAAAGAAGAGCAGGACCTCGCCGAGGTCTACTTCCACTGGACGAGTTACGCCTATGGGGAGGGGGTTTACGCGCGAAAAGCGCCGGATGAACTGGTGGACAACTGCTGCCGGGTAACTGTGACCTTTGAAAAGTTCGACTCGGACGAAATCGACCTTTTGGACTGCTGCCACATCTACGGGGTGCATGGTGGTTTTACCGTGGCGGCCAAAGTCGTCTCCGGCCAAGAGCCAAAAACCTACTTCGGCGACACGCACGACCCCGAGCGCCCGGTAATCCGCACCCTGCGCGAGGAACTTTCCCGCATTGCCCACACCCGGCTTTTAAACCCAGCCTGGATCGAGGGCAAGAAGCGTCACGGTTACAAGGGGGCCGGGGACATCTCCAGCCGGGTCAACCACATGTACGGCTGGCAGGCCACTACCCGCCAGGTGGAAAACTGGGTCTTCGGTGGTATTGCCGAAAAGTTCGTCCTGGATGAGGAGAACCGGAAGTTCTTCCAGGAGCACAATCCCTGGGCGCTGGAGGAGATCGCCAGGAGGTTGCTGGAAGCCCACCAGCGCGGCCTGTGGAACGCTGATCCGGAAGTTTTGGAAGGACTGAAGGAGTTTTACCTGGAGATCGAAGGCTGGATTGAAGAGAAGATGGGCGAAGTTAAGGGGGACTTCCAAGGTGGTGCCATCGA
- a CDS encoding ABC transporter substrate-binding protein translates to MKKVILTGLVLVCLIASLIAGCAPKKEAAPHPEPAVPAYPRTIVDSAGRTVTIDKPIQRIVGRLQVAEAIKILGAEDKMVGVGDSVKQRELFFPELSKLPSVGERSNPNIEKIIELKPDVVIWTRTFAEGVLEKKLEPLGITVIRLDLYRPETILDDLRKLAYILEKEDEAKKFIDWYEGYMNAIKQRTTGLPEDERPKVYFEMFWDYMTCTRGYGPDMMIRAAGGRNIAANLEPPDKAVKVSPEWVVAQNPDIIVKSPSIAGVYPYNIDDPKVLKDIRDAILNRPGFSEITAVKKGRVYVGLPWGELVVTPRSVIGTAYMAKWFHPELFKDLDPKAIHQEYLKRFMRIDYDLDTHGVFVYHPEQHPDGR, encoded by the coding sequence ATGAAGAAGGTAATCTTGACAGGCTTAGTTCTTGTTTGTCTAATAGCCTCTCTCATCGCTGGTTGTGCACCAAAAAAGGAGGCGGCACCGCATCCTGAACCCGCTGTGCCTGCTTATCCTAGAACTATTGTCGATTCTGCTGGCAGAACGGTGACGATAGATAAGCCGATACAGAGGATTGTTGGGCGCCTTCAGGTAGCTGAAGCCATTAAGATACTGGGAGCAGAGGATAAGATGGTCGGCGTAGGGGATAGCGTAAAACAGAGGGAACTGTTCTTCCCCGAGTTAAGTAAGCTACCTTCGGTTGGAGAAAGGAGTAATCCAAATATCGAGAAAATAATCGAGCTTAAACCTGACGTTGTCATCTGGACCCGAACATTTGCTGAAGGAGTGCTTGAAAAAAAACTTGAGCCACTAGGTATAACCGTTATTCGTTTAGACCTATACAGACCAGAAACAATACTAGATGACTTGAGAAAGCTGGCGTATATACTGGAGAAGGAGGATGAAGCTAAGAAGTTCATTGATTGGTATGAAGGATATATGAATGCCATTAAACAACGGACCACTGGACTTCCGGAGGACGAGAGGCCAAAAGTGTACTTTGAGATGTTCTGGGACTATATGACATGCACTAGAGGCTACGGACCAGACATGATGATTCGGGCGGCCGGTGGAAGGAATATCGCTGCCAACCTTGAGCCCCCGGATAAAGCTGTCAAAGTAAGTCCTGAGTGGGTGGTGGCGCAGAATCCCGATATTATAGTCAAATCTCCATCTATCGCTGGCGTCTATCCCTATAACATAGATGATCCGAAAGTGCTGAAGGATATAAGAGATGCCATTTTGAATCGCCCTGGATTTAGTGAAATTACTGCAGTAAAGAAAGGGAGAGTTTATGTGGGGCTCCCGTGGGGGGAGCTAGTTGTTACACCTAGAAGTGTGATTGGAACGGCATATATGGCAAAGTGGTTCCATCCAGAGCTATTCAAAGACCTAGATCCAAAGGCTATTCACCAGGAATATCTTAAGAGATTCATGCGTATAGATTATGATCTCGACACACATGGTGTTTTTGTGTATCACCCAGAGCAGCATCCAGATGGAAGATAG
- a CDS encoding cobaltochelatase subunit CobN, translating to MSLLVLRQHRKLWRLTGILLSCALLSGIFLPMTVAVGAEPILVKIVIIANSESYFPSLVSAYGKLVNQGYPLELKIFNGAGLVNNTEAERLRKELRDARVVLLEMIGLDTIKVLRPFLTELPADVKILSTKSSEFPDLPRIDAGEDAVLKAYFDQGGVENMRRLLLYLASRHGGLATGEELLPVPLPDRFIYHPEADQTFNDRKDYLNWYRDAGKLKPRAPWIGIITYDSFYKNGDIDIYTALLRELEAQGANVILSFAKDRVEAVRDFFMEDGQGRIDLLIAATGFNFVFGKPEEGVKLFRELNVPVMAPVYARNLEQWKQDPAGLAGDVYWQIAYPELDGRVEPVMLGGTQAVGVDAATGVEIVKKVPIPDRVQRLARRAMNWAMLRHKPNGDKRVAIIYYNYSGGKDSISASYLNVPESIAAILQALKKDGYRVEGNFPGKDLLKIMLTYGRNVGSWAPGELETMVQAGAMTVPVEDYLRWFRELPRSLQEAVEREWGPAPGRVMVYQGQLVIPGLMLGNVFIGPQPMRGWGDDPQKITHSPTLPPTHQYLAFYFWLQHDFKADAVIHLGTHGTLEWLPGRSVGLGADDWPDVVLGDLPNIYPYIVNNPGEGTQAKRRGYAVIIDHLTPPMVKPELYGDLAALQEMLNNYEVEAAKGNTRRLAAMQKEILEKITANNLDQVLHLDLARDSFERVVQEVDSYLAEMVAELMPYGLHTFGRPPEEELLERMASAMVAYDPATRSGSEANYQQKLTLSTREMDNLLRALRGEYIPPGLGRDPVRIPDTLPTGVNFYSFDPRMVPDKAAWETGKKAADQLLAQYLAEHGRYPERVGVVLWAIETMRTQGETIAMILRLIGAEPKWDKNGRVTGIDFTPISQLGRPRVDVLVTISGLFRDTFAYMVELLDDALAQVARLEEQPEDNMVKKHFQEDLQVYREEGYSEKEAEVLAAARIFGDPPGAYGTGVSEMVEATSFWDKQEDLARTYLARMRYAYGKRVYGQEAESAFRRVLSNTEVITQVRDSLWGVLDNDDVYQYLGGLNLAARQVSGREVDVYITNTRQARDPQVQSFNRFLGTELRTRVLNPIWIEGMLQEGYSGSTTISKHVGHLFGVDATLDAVDNWSWRQVMETIVLDPEVRDRLSPYAVQAIAGWGLEAARRQMWQADQETLSQLANTYVQSVLEYGVVCCHHTCANIVFNEWLASFATLPGQDLARFGELFREATNQDLHLKQISAIVAEPKATPQSPRIHPVTTKKPGSSSLIARREDNSSGRVQEAGEAAKATKEKPMQDRPRAYEIYSTEQGEAPGTGSSGVTFWAILGALLLGAVIAAGYFGVGKKNRPLS from the coding sequence GTGTCTTTACTTGTTTTGCGCCAGCATAGGAAGCTGTGGCGGCTCACCGGCATCTTGTTGAGCTGCGCTCTGCTGAGCGGCATATTCCTGCCCATGACGGTAGCGGTCGGAGCTGAGCCTATTCTGGTCAAGATAGTAATTATAGCTAACAGCGAGAGCTACTTCCCCTCCCTGGTTTCAGCCTATGGGAAACTAGTTAATCAGGGGTACCCCCTAGAATTAAAAATCTTTAACGGCGCTGGCCTGGTTAATAACACCGAAGCGGAGCGGCTACGAAAAGAGTTGCGGGATGCCCGGGTGGTATTGTTGGAAATGATTGGCCTGGATACCATTAAAGTATTGCGACCGTTCCTGACGGAACTGCCTGCTGACGTTAAAATTCTTAGCACCAAGAGTTCCGAGTTTCCCGACCTACCCCGGATAGACGCGGGGGAGGATGCCGTCCTGAAGGCCTACTTCGATCAGGGGGGAGTGGAAAACATGAGGCGACTGCTCCTCTACCTGGCTTCCCGGCACGGCGGATTAGCCACCGGGGAGGAATTGCTGCCGGTACCCCTCCCGGATCGCTTTATCTACCACCCGGAAGCAGATCAAACCTTCAATGATCGGAAGGATTACCTGAATTGGTACCGCGACGCTGGTAAGCTGAAACCACGTGCCCCCTGGATTGGCATCATCACCTACGACAGCTTTTACAAAAACGGCGATATAGATATATATACGGCCTTGTTAAGGGAACTGGAAGCTCAGGGAGCCAATGTCATCCTCTCCTTTGCCAAGGACCGGGTGGAGGCTGTACGAGATTTTTTCATGGAAGACGGCCAGGGGCGCATTGATTTGCTGATTGCTGCTACCGGGTTTAACTTTGTTTTTGGTAAGCCAGAAGAAGGCGTTAAGCTTTTCCGGGAGCTGAACGTACCGGTGATGGCCCCCGTTTACGCAAGAAACCTGGAACAATGGAAGCAGGACCCAGCGGGCTTGGCCGGCGACGTATACTGGCAGATCGCCTACCCCGAGCTGGACGGACGCGTAGAGCCGGTGATGCTGGGCGGCACTCAAGCTGTGGGGGTGGACGCCGCCACCGGGGTGGAGATCGTGAAAAAGGTGCCTATTCCTGATCGCGTTCAGCGGCTAGCCCGGCGGGCCATGAACTGGGCAATGTTACGCCATAAACCAAACGGGGACAAAAGGGTGGCCATCATCTATTATAACTACAGCGGGGGCAAGGACAGTATTAGTGCCTCCTACTTAAATGTGCCGGAGAGCATAGCTGCCATCTTGCAAGCGCTGAAAAAAGATGGCTACCGAGTGGAAGGAAATTTTCCTGGAAAGGATCTCCTGAAGATAATGCTAACTTATGGGCGCAACGTAGGGAGCTGGGCGCCGGGGGAACTGGAAACCATGGTGCAGGCCGGCGCTATGACGGTACCCGTGGAAGATTACCTGCGGTGGTTCCGGGAACTGCCTCGGAGCCTGCAGGAGGCGGTGGAGCGGGAGTGGGGTCCCGCCCCGGGCCGGGTGATGGTGTATCAAGGGCAACTGGTCATCCCGGGGCTCATGCTGGGGAATGTGTTTATTGGGCCGCAGCCCATGCGGGGGTGGGGGGACGACCCCCAGAAGATCACTCACTCGCCCACCCTACCACCTACCCATCAGTACCTGGCGTTTTACTTCTGGCTGCAACATGACTTCAAGGCCGACGCGGTCATCCACCTGGGCACCCACGGTACCCTGGAGTGGCTGCCGGGTCGGAGCGTCGGCCTGGGGGCAGACGACTGGCCCGACGTAGTGTTGGGGGATCTCCCTAATATCTACCCTTACATCGTCAACAATCCAGGGGAGGGTACCCAGGCCAAGCGCCGCGGCTATGCTGTCATCATCGACCACCTTACGCCCCCAATGGTAAAACCCGAACTCTACGGCGACCTGGCGGCCCTGCAGGAGATGTTGAATAACTATGAAGTGGAGGCAGCTAAAGGAAATACGCGGCGGCTGGCCGCCATGCAAAAAGAGATTCTGGAAAAAATCACGGCCAATAACCTTGACCAGGTTCTTCACCTGGACCTGGCCCGAGACAGCTTTGAACGGGTCGTCCAAGAGGTAGACTCCTACCTGGCGGAGATGGTCGCCGAACTGATGCCCTATGGCCTGCATACCTTTGGGCGGCCGCCCGAGGAGGAACTGCTGGAGAGAATGGCCAGCGCCATGGTGGCTTACGATCCGGCTACCCGGAGCGGGAGTGAGGCCAACTACCAGCAGAAACTGACCCTCAGTACCCGGGAAATGGACAACCTACTGCGGGCGTTGCGCGGCGAATACATTCCCCCGGGATTGGGCCGGGACCCGGTACGCATCCCCGATACCCTCCCCACCGGGGTCAACTTCTACTCCTTTGACCCCCGGATGGTGCCTGATAAGGCCGCCTGGGAGACTGGGAAGAAGGCAGCCGACCAACTGCTAGCTCAGTACCTGGCGGAGCACGGTCGCTACCCGGAAAGGGTGGGAGTGGTGCTGTGGGCCATTGAGACCATGCGTACCCAGGGGGAAACGATAGCGATGATCTTACGCCTGATAGGGGCTGAACCTAAATGGGACAAAAACGGGCGGGTCACCGGCATTGACTTCACGCCGATCTCCCAACTGGGCCGCCCGCGGGTAGATGTTCTGGTGACCATCTCCGGCCTGTTCCGCGATACCTTTGCCTATATGGTGGAACTTTTGGACGATGCGCTGGCTCAAGTGGCCCGTCTGGAGGAGCAGCCGGAGGATAATATGGTGAAAAAGCACTTCCAGGAGGACCTGCAGGTTTACCGGGAAGAAGGCTACTCGGAAAAAGAAGCCGAAGTCCTGGCGGCAGCTAGGATTTTCGGCGATCCGCCCGGGGCCTACGGCACAGGAGTATCGGAGATGGTTGAGGCCACCAGCTTCTGGGATAAGCAGGAAGACCTGGCCCGCACTTACCTCGCCCGCATGCGGTATGCTTACGGGAAAAGGGTTTACGGACAGGAAGCGGAAAGCGCCTTCCGCCGGGTTTTGAGCAATACAGAGGTGATCACCCAGGTGCGGGATTCCCTGTGGGGTGTGCTGGATAACGATGACGTTTACCAGTACCTGGGAGGTCTCAATCTGGCCGCCCGACAGGTTTCCGGCCGGGAGGTGGACGTCTACATTACCAACACCCGGCAGGCCCGGGATCCGCAGGTTCAATCTTTCAACCGCTTTTTGGGCACCGAGCTGCGGACCAGGGTGCTGAACCCTATCTGGATTGAGGGGATGTTACAGGAGGGGTACTCGGGCTCAACCACCATCAGTAAACATGTGGGCCACCTCTTCGGGGTGGACGCCACCCTGGACGCGGTGGACAATTGGTCCTGGCGGCAGGTAATGGAAACCATTGTGCTGGACCCAGAGGTGCGGGATCGCCTAAGTCCCTATGCGGTACAGGCCATCGCCGGCTGGGGCCTTGAGGCCGCCCGGCGCCAGATGTGGCAGGCAGATCAGGAAACGTTAAGCCAACTGGCCAACACCTATGTTCAAAGTGTCCTGGAATACGGGGTGGTTTGCTGTCACCATACTTGCGCCAATATTGTCTTCAACGAGTGGCTGGCCAGCTTTGCCACTCTCCCGGGCCAGGATTTGGCCAGGTTCGGTGAGCTGTTCCGGGAAGCCACTAACCAGGACTTACATTTAAAACAAATCAGCGCAATTGTTGCCGAGCCCAAAGCTACTCCGCAGTCGCCCCGGATTCACCCTGTTACTACGAAAAAACCCGGCAGTTCGTCCTTAATTGCTCGCCGGGAGGACAATAGTTCCGGCAGAGTACAGGAGGCGGGTGAAGCAGCAAAAGCGACGAAAGAGAAGCCCATGCAGGATAGACCAAGGGCTTATGAGATTTATTCCACGGAACAGGGGGAAGCTCCCGGAACAGGTTCTTCTGGTGTTACTTTCTGGGCGATCCTTGGCGCTTTGCTGTTGGGAGCTGTCATTGCCGCAGGTTATTTTGGTGTTGGCAAAAAAAATCGCCCACTCTCCTGA
- a CDS encoding DUF2149 domain-containing protein: MLRRNKRRWLLAEEEEYNPLAGLANMVDVMLVFACGLLVALVLSWNLQDVFLKDLSPVQRQQLLQAIKNMVTVEQGKELEEIPQLGSGSGSGYQELGTVYRDPKTGKLIMIENRKE, from the coding sequence TTGCTCAGGCGGAACAAAAGGCGGTGGCTTTTGGCGGAAGAAGAAGAGTATAACCCTCTAGCAGGGTTGGCCAATATGGTGGACGTGATGCTGGTTTTTGCCTGTGGTCTACTGGTGGCCCTGGTACTTTCCTGGAATCTGCAGGATGTATTCCTGAAGGATTTGAGCCCGGTCCAAAGGCAGCAATTGCTGCAAGCCATTAAAAATATGGTAACGGTGGAGCAAGGAAAAGAACTGGAAGAGATTCCGCAATTAGGCAGCGGTTCCGGCTCTGGTTACCAAGAACTCGGGACCGTCTACCGGGACCCCAAGACCGGCAAGCTAATCATGATCGAGAACCGAAAGGAGTGA
- a CDS encoding MotA/TolQ/ExbB proton channel family protein, protein MVILPGSEYLGKILHIIAQSLLLPCILGLIILLIQALFHLGGLVAEFQQRRRERIKPITEFIATLPQNPNWQELIETGAVPAAFKPVMTAFLAESYRGEIVRRVLAEKLLSQEELAAAKVLAKTDMIARLGPVLGLMGTLIPLGPGLAALGRGDIQALAQAVIVAFDTTVVGLAAGGIASLISKARRRWYEEYLNGLEALLELCLGGEPVAQAEQKAVAFGGRRRV, encoded by the coding sequence GTGGTGATACTTCCCGGTTCAGAATATCTGGGTAAAATACTACATATAATTGCGCAAAGCTTATTGCTTCCCTGCATTTTAGGGTTGATCATCTTATTAATCCAGGCCTTGTTCCACCTGGGTGGTCTGGTGGCCGAATTCCAGCAGCGCAGGAGAGAAAGAATTAAACCTATTACTGAGTTTATCGCCACGCTGCCGCAAAACCCCAACTGGCAGGAATTGATAGAGACTGGAGCGGTTCCTGCGGCTTTTAAACCGGTGATGACTGCCTTTTTGGCTGAATCTTACCGGGGGGAAATAGTGCGGCGGGTACTGGCGGAAAAGCTGTTAAGCCAGGAAGAATTGGCAGCAGCCAAAGTTCTGGCAAAAACCGATATGATTGCCAGGTTAGGTCCTGTTTTGGGCTTGATGGGCACATTGATACCACTGGGCCCGGGTCTGGCGGCGCTGGGGCGGGGAGACATCCAGGCGCTGGCCCAGGCGGTAATCGTTGCCTTCGATACCACCGTTGTCGGCCTGGCTGCCGGGGGCATTGCCTCGTTGATCTCCAAAGCGAGGCGGCGCTGGTATGAAGAATACCTGAACGGCCTGGAGGCTCTTTTGGAACTTTGTCTGGGAGGTGAGCCCGTTGCTCAGGCGGAACAAAAGGCGGTGGCTTTTGGCGGAAGAAGAAGAGTATAA
- a CDS encoding DUF2162 domain-containing protein: MGLVYGGLVAAVILLGLKTGLILGSSGLPASFLSLFSAGLGIGLYTLTALFTDHGPVLAHLIERYTFLGGLAMAVILIYLSIQQPGFTGFDQKKTISWRTYGVGLLPCPFCMLALVLWIIIMAPAAGITVSVLGRNTAILFGMLVLATGMGVRQIIRLTGYDPHRIFNRILFLLGSITLLFALTIPNIVKSMKTDFRPITVESPFHLALVAAGLTVIIFWGYLSQKKVIKEVRTSGDTSRFRISG, encoded by the coding sequence GTGGGTTTGGTTTATGGAGGACTGGTGGCTGCCGTAATACTGTTAGGCCTTAAAACGGGTTTGATTCTTGGCAGTTCGGGGCTACCAGCATCATTTCTTTCTCTTTTTTCAGCCGGTCTGGGCATAGGGCTTTATACCCTAACGGCGCTTTTTACCGACCACGGGCCGGTACTGGCCCACCTGATAGAGAGATATACATTTCTGGGGGGATTGGCCATGGCCGTGATCCTTATCTACCTGTCGATACAGCAGCCGGGTTTTACCGGTTTTGACCAGAAGAAAACGATTTCGTGGCGAACATATGGGGTTGGGTTATTACCGTGCCCTTTTTGCATGCTGGCCCTGGTCTTGTGGATAATCATAATGGCGCCGGCGGCGGGCATCACCGTTTCTGTTTTAGGAAGAAACACGGCTATATTATTTGGAATGCTGGTGTTGGCCACCGGTATGGGGGTGCGACAAATAATCCGCTTAACCGGCTATGACCCCCATCGCATTTTTAACCGCATCCTGTTCTTATTAGGGTCAATAACTTTGCTGTTTGCTTTGACTATTCCTAACATAGTCAAGTCCATGAAAACGGATTTTAGACCCATTACGGTGGAATCGCCCTTTCACCTGGCCCTGGTAGCTGCCGGCTTGACAGTAATCATTTTTTGGGGCTATTTAAGCCAGAAGAAAGTAATCAAAGAGGTGAGGACAAGTGGTGATACTTCCCGGTTCAGAATATCTGGGTAA